AGCAAAAAAGAAGAGAGAAACCAGAGCGTCCATGCGGAGATTACAGAGTAGTAGCCAAGAATAGCCGAGTTTACAAAGACAGGGAAGAATGAGATGATTTTTCGATAAGCCGGAGTGACAAAACCAAGACTTTTTGACTTGGAACCTGCGCTAAAAAAACTGGTTTTGAGCCTCACCCCTTGTGAAGTCTCAAGAAGAAGGAGAGGAAGCCCTACGAGCATAAGGCATATGATGTACGGGAAAAGAAACCAGATGCCACCGTTTTGGCTTGCGATATAAGGAAACCGCCAGATGTTGCCAAGCCCTACGGCGGCGCCAACTGATGCAAGAAGAAACGCGCTGTTAGATGACCATTTTTCCATTATGACACCATCAATAAGTTTTGGGATATGGGTTTGGTGGTATGGTTAATTTATATAAGTAACGGTGATTACAAAATTCTTGACGTTTGAAGGAAGAAAATAATGAAAAGGTAGATTGCATAAACCGCGAGGAAAAATGCGCCCGATGGCCGTTCAAATTTCCTGTCCACCGAAGCCTTGTAGAGAAGCAGGATATTTGCAATTATTGCAAAAAGAAGCGCAGCCATAAAAATTGGAAGCGCAACGCCGATAGGATTTATTACTGCGGCGGCACCAAGAACAAGCGTGATGTTAACCATGTTGCTTCCGATTGCATCCCCAAGGGCTATGCCGTATTGCTTTTTCCTGATTGCCTGAATGTCGATTGTCAGCTCAGGCAGTGAAGTCCCAACTGCGACAATTGTCGCCCCGATAAAGCTTTCCGCAAGCCCAAGCTCCTTTGCAATTTTTACAGCCGATTCGACGACCACGCCGGAGCTAAAAAGGACAACAATAACCCCGCCAAAGAAAAACAAGAAAGCGCGAAGGGCATCTTTCTTGCCAACTTTCTCCACTCTGCCCTCAATCCTCTTTTTCTTAAGTATATAGTATAAGTAATACCCAAAGGCTAGCAGAAGCGCAATCCCTTCAGACAATCCGAGAGCTTTCCCGCCAATTGAGCTTGCAAATATGATGTATGCTGAGATTATGGTAGTAGCCACAAGCGCAAGGGCTATGTCCTTGAGGTCTTTTTGCCCTATTTTAAAACCATATAAAAACCCTGCAAGCCCAAGCACAAGTAAAATGTTTGCAATATTTGAGCCAAAAACATTTCCTGCGGCAATTGCCCCGTTTCCTGAAGAGGAGGAGATTACTGAGACTGAAAGTTCTGGGAGTGATGTTGATACTGAAATAAGCAAAAATCCGATTGCAAGCCGGCTTATGCAAAAAAAATCCGAGAGTTTTGATGCGCCGTTAACGACAAATTCCGAGGACTTGGCAAGCATGATAAGGGAGACGGCAAGAACCATTGCTTCTGCAAATACCATTAGTATAGAGTGCAAAAAAGGATTATTAAATAAGAGTGTAATATGATTTGCAACGGGGCACGCCATTTCCTTTTTGAGAAATGCTGATTCCGCCCCGGACTGAAATCCAGGGTTTGCTGGCAATTTCCAAAGATACCATAAGGCAGTAAATGCAGTCGAGTGGTGAAGGACAGTGCGTGTGGTTTTATGAATTCTTTATTGGACAAATCCGTTTCGCATACGAAAACATGGTCAGGCTACCTTTTCATACTTCTTGGCTTTCTTATGTTGCTAATGGTTCTTCGCGCCGCTTTTTTCGGGCACATACCAGAGGAAAAGCGCATTTGGGTTGAGATTACTCTTCTGCTTTTAGTGGCGCTTGTAGCCGAGAGGCTGGTGCAACAGTGGAAGCAGCCCTTTGTAATGGTCCTTCTGGTTTTAGGGGTGCTTGTTTCGCCGCACACACTTGAAGTTGTTTGGCCGGCGATGCTGGGGATAATTACGCCACTTTTGCAGGGCATTGGGATACAGCCGCCAACATCCTCACCTGAACTGCTTGGGGAAAGCGAAATCGTCAGGACATTTGCAAATATCGGTGTAATAATACTTCTTTTCCGAATAGGGTTGCACTCTGAAATAGAAAAGGTCTTCAATTTGAAAAACCTTATTGTGGCACTTGGAGGGGTGGTGCTTCCTTTTGCGGCAGGCTTTCTTTTCGCGCAATGGAGTGGCGGAGGATTTGCCTACTCGCTTTTTGTTGGGGCCGCACTCACTGCCACCTCAGTTGGAATAACGGTTGCCGTTCTTGAAGAAATGAAGGTCATCGACAGGACGTTTGCGCAGGTGATACTTGGCGCCGCAGTCATAGATGATATATTGGCGCTGGTTGCACTTGGGCTTGTGAGCAGCATGCCTTCAGACCTTTCCTCAATTTCCATTGCGCCGATTGCACAGGTGATAGGCATTGCCGTGGTTTTTGTAATGTCCGGGCTTAGCTTGGGCAAGCTTTTTGTGGAGCGCTACTTTAGCAACTTTGAGGAGGAGATTTCCAAGCGGACAATTTCAGGAATGCTGGCGCTGCTTTTTTTCTATTCCTTTGCTTCAGAAGCACTTGGGCTTTCTGCAGTAGTTGGCGCATTTATTGCAGGGCTTGTTATAAGCTATTCGCCCATGGCCCACAGGCTGAACAAGGCGCTGTTCACCATGGATGTTGTTTTTACACCCATGTTTTTCATCACACTTGGCATGCTTGTGAATGTTTGGGAAATACCTGGCGCGATAGTGCCTGTTCTGGCGCTGACCTTGATTGCAATAATAACCAAAGTCATTGGTTGCGGATTGCCGGCGGTGCTAATGGGCGTAAAGCCAAAAGAGGCACTGCTTGTTGGCTGGGGGATGGTGCCACGGGGGGAAATAGCCCTGATTATTGCCTTGATAGGGATAACTGCACTTGACCCGTCAGGAAAGCCAGTTCTTGACGCAGCCGAATATACGATTATTGCATCAATGGCGTTTCTTTCAACTGTCATCGTC
The sequence above is drawn from the Candidatus Parvarchaeota archaeon genome and encodes:
- a CDS encoding cation:proton antiporter; translated protein: MNSLLDKSVSHTKTWSGYLFILLGFLMLLMVLRAAFFGHIPEEKRIWVEITLLLLVALVAERLVQQWKQPFVMVLLVLGVLVSPHTLEVVWPAMLGIITPLLQGIGIQPPTSSPELLGESEIVRTFANIGVIILLFRIGLHSEIEKVFNLKNLIVALGGVVLPFAAGFLFAQWSGGGFAYSLFVGAALTATSVGITVAVLEEMKVIDRTFAQVILGAAVIDDILALVALGLVSSMPSDLSSISIAPIAQVIGIAVVFVMSGLSLGKLFVERYFSNFEEEISKRTISGMLALLFFYSFASEALGLSAVVGAFIAGLVISYSPMAHRLNKALFTMDVVFTPMFFITLGMLVNVWEIPGAIVPVLALTLIAIITKVIGCGLPAVLMGVKPKEALLVGWGMVPRGEIALIIALIGITALDPSGKPVLDAAEYTIIASMAFLSTVIV
- a CDS encoding sodium:calcium antiporter, which translates into the protein MPANPGFQSGAESAFLKKEMACPVANHITLLFNNPFLHSILMVFAEAMVLAVSLIMLAKSSEFVVNGASKLSDFFCISRLAIGFLLISVSTSLPELSVSVISSSSGNGAIAAGNVFGSNIANILLVLGLAGFLYGFKIGQKDLKDIALALVATTIISAYIIFASSIGGKALGLSEGIALLLAFGYYLYYILKKKRIEGRVEKVGKKDALRAFLFFFGGVIVVLFSSGVVVESAVKIAKELGLAESFIGATIVAVGTSLPELTIDIQAIRKKQYGIALGDAIGSNMVNITLVLGAAAVINPIGVALPIFMAALLFAIIANILLLYKASVDRKFERPSGAFFLAVYAIYLFIIFFLQTSRIL